In one Ferrimicrobium acidiphilum DSM 19497 genomic region, the following are encoded:
- a CDS encoding DUF4143 domain-containing protein, which translates to MLFESAVIHDLMVFASAIGGEVRHYRDSNGKEIDAIVTLTDGRWGAVEVKLGGAQMLAGIKSLRDVIDQIDTDAVGEPTFRLVVTGTGPVLIADDGTVIAPLSALAP; encoded by the coding sequence ATGCTCTTCGAGAGTGCGGTGATCCATGACCTGATGGTGTTCGCGTCTGCAATCGGCGGCGAAGTCCGCCACTACCGAGACTCGAACGGCAAGGAGATCGACGCGATCGTCACACTTACCGATGGACGTTGGGGAGCAGTCGAGGTCAAGCTCGGCGGGGCACAGATGCTGGCTGGGATCAAGTCGTTGCGCGACGTCATCGACCAGATCGACACTGACGCCGTTGGCGAACCAACCTTCCGTCTTGTCGTCACCGGCACCGGTCCGGTCCTCATCGCGGACGATGGCACCGTAATCGCCCCACTGAGTGCTCTCGCGCCCTAA